Below is a window of Struthio camelus isolate bStrCam1 chromosome 14, bStrCam1.hap1, whole genome shotgun sequence DNA.
CTAAAATGATCAGCACATACTTTTAAgagattcccatctcttaaaaaTATCTCTCGTAACTGGTTTAGAGGTATTTTATAAGGATACTTATGGTTTTGATGGGTGTGTGACTGGCATGGCCATCTTTGTACATGTGTAGGCCgcatattttctattaaaagctGGAGGAACGTACTCACGCGATTCTCAGCGCTAGGAGTAAGCCTGTTTAATTCTTTTGTCTTGCTGTTATAGTGTGCTTTAGTACTAAAGTCACCTCAATTGTCATATGAGCCTTGCTGGATTTTTCCTTGGCCTGAAAACATCTTCTTGAACTACTGtttaggttttcctgttgctgcacCTCACTGAGATCTATTGGTTCAATCTTGTCTGCCTCATCAACCAAAAACTTTCAGTAGTTTAACTTTACTTCAGCAGTTTTGAATGAAGATAGTATAATTGAGCATTATGTGCCTTACAGTAACAATTAGGTATTAAATCATTTGAGTTTTAATGTAAGGTTTTCTGAAGAAAGGGTGGGGGGAGTGACCACATTTTCACCCTGAAAGTAGAGTTTCTGAAGTAAGTGTATGAAGAAGAATTCTCCAAAAGCATAAGTTTCCAAAGTGAAATGATGGCAATATACATACACACTGTTCTATTACTGGATAAGGGAATTCACAGAGTGCATGTGAAACCCACCAGAACAAATATAATATTCACAAAACCAGCATTTTCCCTTGTACACTCAGAGATTTGGAAACTATTTTCtaatacaatatattttaaaaggtaacaaAATAAGCAAACTGCTCAGTGAAAATACAGATATTGCTCCTTACCCTGGCGATTTTTTCGAATCCTTTTTGCTTGCAGGATTTGCTTTTTGCATTCAGAAATCTTCTCGTGTGCTGCAGCTatactattttctttaataaaaagaataCAGAATTATACTGAAATCAAACAATACATGTCAACAAACCAATCTGCTGCACTACAAAAAGGCAAAGAGCCATTTGTGACATGGTGGCTTCTTAGCTCCATCAGCTTCAAAATTACACATACTtcaatgggtttaaaaaaaactttacttgCATGTATTTTAGATACTGACAAGATGCTTAGAGCTTTTGTATCAgtgttatcttaaaaaaaataaatctttcatcaTATTCATATATTAGTTTCACCAGCACTGGCTCAAGCTTCCTCACACTAGAGAAATAGTCCAACAGAAAACAGTAATATCTGTTACCTATATCTTTGTAGATTTTTTCATAATTCTCCATTTCTCGCAGGTTCATATCATACACGAGAAGAGTTTTTCCCATTGAAAATTCACACTGTGATAAAGTACTCAGCATTCGTTGGTACTGGCTGTAACTGAAAGCAGACAAGATAGTTATTCCTAAGCAGCATAAAACAGTCACCTACCTTTATAAAGCAAGAAGCCAAAGCCTGCATGAGTAATTTAAGCAACAGTTAAATAACAGCaattattaaacaaataaaattccAAAGACTCAATGTATAATTTTTGAAAGTGCAGTTAGAAACACTGCACCAACTAGTTCTATCACCATGCCCTTAAAGGTGCAAAGTGAGTATTAAAGCTATGGGCAGATTGATCCAGGGATTATAAACTTCCCAACTGGGGCAGGCTCTGCGCTCACCGAGATTAGTATTTTAATACTGTAGCACTCCTCTGTATATACGGCGACTTCCTGGAATTTATATCCAACAGTAGCAGAGACCTCACAATACAATACTACACTGTTGGTCAACTTTTACAACTCTGacctgttttaaaaagaaaaaaatgcagcagaagacTAACGTTATTGTCCTTACCTAACAGGACAAACGCAGAACTGCCAGCTAAAACATTCAAGTCATGATCCTGTTACAGCACCGGGACTCTTGGGCCCGGATCACGAAGCAGCACTGGCGCTCAGTCATTTCTGAGCCGTCTCCTGCCCTGATGCTCGCTGTTTGTGCTGGGAGCACCGCAGAGCCACACTGACACGCACGGGTGCACATCTTAACAGAAGCGActcccccctccacacacccccccaaaaccccaagtttattccaatttccatttaaatgtaCGCTGTTATTTCCCaagactgaaaacagaaatacccTTCCTCCTGGGATCCGGAGTTGCACCATTTAATGAAACTCTTCACCAGGAGGTTGATCCGCCTGTCATCACCCGCGCCATCGCCGTCGATGAGGAGCCGCTTACGGATCACTTCGTCTGGGGCGGGAAAAGGGGCCGTTTTTAACcgccgggcgggagggcggcggggtcccggcagccggggccgggcctgCCTCCTGCCGCTGAACCAGGGCCGTCCGGGCGCTTTTCATTTACAAAGCGGGTGTttttgagcgggggggggggacggagcgGGGGCACATGGCGGGACAACGCCGCGGGTGGGCGAGCGCGGAGGGCCCGAGGCCGCCGtgaggggccgggagcggcgagaggggccggggggcggcgtgAGGGGCGCCACGATGGAGGGCCCGAGGCCGCCGtgaggggccgggagcggcgagaggggccggggccgccgtgaggggccggggggcggcgtgAGGGGCGCCAGGATGGAGGGCCCGAGGCCGTCGtgaggggccgggagcggcgagAGGGCCCGAGGCCACcgtgaggggccggggggcggcgtgaggggccgggagcggcgagagggccggggggcggcgagaGAACGAGGGCCGCGGGCCCGGGGATGGTGGCCGGTGCCGGCAGAGCGGCTCCCGCGCctggggagcg
It encodes the following:
- the THOC7 gene encoding THO complex subunit 7 homolog isoform X1 — translated: MGAVTDDEVIRKRLLIDGDGAGDDRRINLLVKSFIKWCNSGSQEEGYSQYQRMLSTLSQCEFSMGKTLLVYDMNLREMENYEKIYKDIENSIAAAHEKISECKKQILQAKRIRKNRQEYDALAKVIQHHPDRHETLKQLEALGKELQHLSHIKENVEDKLELRRKQFHVLLSTIHELQQTLENDEKLSEAEESQETQMETEAKQ
- the THOC7 gene encoding THO complex subunit 7 homolog isoform X2 codes for the protein MGAVTDDEVIRKRLLIDGDGAGDDRRINLLVKSFIKWCNSGSQEEGYSQYQRMLSTLSQCEFSMGKTLLVYDMNLREMENYEKIYKDIENSIAAAHEKISECKKQILQAKRIRKNRQEYDALAKVIQHHPDRHETLKHSPQGSSVPPQKKTTTTPSGLNCYGPSAQYTIAFQLGSLIFCKSGNKFMT